One part of the Mangrovibacillus cuniculi genome encodes these proteins:
- the ftsL gene encoding cell division protein FtsL — protein sequence MKNSAAKHIDTYSQPVEQQTKLTKSVSIPKVKKGITPGEGVLLVLFLVFFAVIGTKVVAVSSSVYETNAAIQETKSEIAAQEKVNTDLKIEVSELSTYERIWEKAKASGLEINENNVKVVEKP from the coding sequence GTGAAAAATTCAGCGGCAAAACATATAGATACATACTCACAACCAGTCGAACAACAAACAAAGTTAACTAAATCTGTTTCCATACCTAAAGTGAAAAAAGGAATAACACCTGGTGAAGGGGTTCTGCTTGTATTATTCCTTGTGTTTTTTGCCGTGATTGGCACGAAAGTAGTCGCGGTTTCTTCTTCTGTATATGAAACAAACGCAGCAATCCAAGAGACGAAAAGTGAAATCGCTGCACAAGAAAAAGTAAATACTGATTTAAAGATTGAAGTTAGTGAATTAAGTACATACGAAAGAATATGGGAAAAAGCAAAGGCTAGTGGTCTTGAAATAAATGAAAATAATGTAAAGGTCGTGGAAAAACCATGA
- a CDS encoding penicillin-binding protein — translation MNKRPGMNKGAMGLAIFFSALFFLLFGRFIFIQVTGEVDGRILAEGAERLYKRMETIDAKRGTIYDENGEVIAEDTYSYKIVAVLDKSLENRHVEDPADTADKLAPILDMEREDLYNRLSSDKKQIEFGSAGRDLTPEQRKQIEELNITGINFIRDAKRFYPNGVFSSHLIGYAQPKENKDGEIEYIGQMGIEQTYNDMLTGVDGKYNFQADAWNIILPNSEELLEEPKDGKDIYMTLNKHIQTFLEDAMNQVQQEYEPVKMMAIVAEAKTGKVVGLAQRPTFEANTRDGINNSWHNEVIESSFEPGSTMKIFTLASAIEEDSFNGNATYKSGTYQIGSDRIRDHNGGRGWGEITYLEGFQRSSNVAMANLLNNMGHETFRKYLDKFRFGVPTGIELPGEASGSIVYNYELDRITTAFGQGTTVNALQMVQAMTAITNNGKMMKPYLIDRIVDPYTQKVKETKPTVVDTPISKETAKKTLDIMETVVSSEAGTGKAYQLDGYSVAGKTGTAQIWDPSTNRYMKGWDNYIFSFMGTAPAEDPELIMYVMVQQPNLDDEKYENGAVPVSKIFNPVMKNSLQYLTITPTTAKAAKTIELPSFEGNKVTDVQKQLGEEGVQTIIIGNGSKVTHQLPVEGEKILAGGKVILRTDGDLSVPDMIGWSKRDVLKVAEIAELPFNFVGQGYAVKQSLKPNSPVKEGDPLVVNFNTQEQIIKEENREPKEPEEDAPLN, via the coding sequence ATGAACAAACGACCAGGTATGAATAAAGGAGCAATGGGACTAGCAATTTTTTTCTCTGCGCTCTTTTTTCTTTTATTCGGGAGATTTATATTCATTCAAGTGACAGGAGAAGTAGATGGAAGAATCCTTGCTGAAGGGGCTGAACGTCTTTATAAGAGAATGGAAACCATAGATGCAAAACGAGGTACCATTTATGATGAAAATGGTGAAGTGATTGCGGAAGATACATATTCTTATAAAATCGTAGCAGTTCTAGATAAATCCTTGGAAAATCGTCATGTAGAAGATCCTGCGGATACTGCTGACAAACTCGCTCCAATATTAGATATGGAAAGGGAAGACCTATACAATAGGTTATCAAGTGATAAGAAGCAAATTGAATTTGGATCTGCTGGAAGAGATTTAACACCAGAGCAACGCAAACAAATTGAGGAACTTAATATAACCGGTATCAACTTTATTAGAGATGCAAAAAGATTTTATCCTAACGGAGTCTTTTCCTCTCACTTAATTGGGTATGCACAACCTAAAGAAAATAAAGATGGTGAGATAGAATATATAGGTCAAATGGGGATTGAGCAAACATATAACGACATGTTAACAGGTGTTGATGGGAAATATAATTTTCAAGCGGATGCATGGAATATCATCCTTCCAAATTCCGAAGAACTTTTGGAAGAGCCAAAAGACGGAAAAGATATTTACATGACATTAAATAAGCACATTCAGACATTTTTAGAAGATGCTATGAATCAAGTACAACAAGAATATGAGCCAGTCAAAATGATGGCAATAGTGGCAGAAGCGAAGACAGGAAAGGTCGTAGGATTAGCGCAGCGTCCCACTTTTGAAGCAAATACAAGGGATGGAATAAACAATTCGTGGCACAATGAAGTAATAGAAAGCTCCTTTGAACCAGGTTCTACAATGAAAATTTTTACTCTAGCTTCTGCTATTGAAGAAGATAGTTTTAATGGTAATGCAACGTATAAATCAGGTACATACCAGATTGGTAGCGATAGAATCAGAGATCATAATGGTGGACGTGGTTGGGGAGAGATTACCTATTTGGAAGGTTTTCAACGTTCCTCTAACGTAGCCATGGCTAATCTACTAAATAATATGGGACATGAAACATTTAGAAAATATTTAGATAAATTTAGATTTGGTGTTCCAACAGGAATTGAGCTACCTGGAGAAGCATCAGGTTCAATTGTATACAATTATGAGTTAGATAGAATTACAACTGCGTTTGGACAAGGTACAACCGTTAATGCTTTACAGATGGTACAAGCAATGACGGCTATTACAAATAACGGAAAAATGATGAAACCTTATCTAATAGATCGTATTGTGGACCCTTATACCCAAAAGGTGAAAGAAACAAAACCAACTGTTGTTGATACGCCAATTTCCAAAGAAACTGCAAAAAAGACGTTAGATATCATGGAGACGGTTGTTTCTTCTGAAGCTGGTACAGGGAAAGCGTATCAATTAGATGGATATTCCGTTGCTGGTAAAACAGGTACAGCGCAGATATGGGATCCCTCTACTAATCGTTACATGAAAGGTTGGGATAATTATATCTTTTCATTTATGGGAACAGCTCCAGCTGAAGACCCAGAGCTAATTATGTATGTGATGGTGCAACAACCAAATTTAGACGATGAAAAATATGAAAATGGTGCTGTACCAGTTTCTAAAATATTTAATCCAGTAATGAAAAATAGTCTACAATATTTGACTATTACTCCCACTACTGCAAAAGCCGCGAAAACGATTGAATTACCTAGCTTTGAAGGAAACAAAGTAACGGATGTCCAAAAACAACTAGGTGAAGAAGGGGTTCAAACAATTATTATAGGTAATGGCTCAAAAGTGACACATCAATTACCTGTTGAAGGAGAGAAGATTTTAGCAGGAGGCAAAGTCATACTAAGAACAGACGGTGATTTATCTGTTCCCGATATGATTGGTTGGTCTAAAAGAGATGTGTTGAAAGTAGCGGAGATTGCCGAATTACCTTTTAATTTTGTGGGACAAGGGTATGCTGTTAAACAAAGTTTAAAGCCTAATTCTCCAGTAAAAGAAGGAGATCCTTTGGTAGTCAACTTTAATACGCAAGAACAAATAATTAAAGAAGAAAATAGAGAACCGAAGGAACCGGAAGAGGATGCACCTTTAAACTAA